In Carassius carassius chromosome 19, fCarCar2.1, whole genome shotgun sequence, a single genomic region encodes these proteins:
- the hspbap1 gene encoding HSPB1-associated protein 1 homolog has protein sequence MASKPFTPGETRRIVQFLQKPAVFLNMTTDWPALHWTVKHLSTCLTERLRFRIGKRTEDVAPLFETECFYIEATIKEFLSWTANEDESLVGPFSDYHCKEFWAYADYKYIAQLFQDKPAMFQDVVWSDFGFSGRDGRDSTLWIGTQGANTPCHLDSYGCNLVFQIQGRKRWHLFPPDDTHCLYPTRIPYEESSVFSQVSVVQPDLKKFPAFRRARVHTVTLQPGQVLFVPRHWWHYVESVDPVTVSVNSWIEMDMDDEARVGEALTKTIVCALKGAPSLDNNDRWLNPTEDGVSPHDENMQYLNLAVKACMEKRRDDTEGTASLAELGKRDSSGLLKSTTSLSFVVPFGPHLIPVNLAHKPTYTCPKDTSCYWYNELSRCQSTSQDEDEPRSDNELHRRSGLHAHQEAGSPETSGGGAGLHISTNDMLQFLVHPDVISLVTRLIMCRQREHHS, from the exons ATGGCTTCAAAACCCTTTACCCCAGGAGAGACGAGGAGGATTGTCCAGTTTCTACAGAAACCTGCTGTGTTCCTGAACATGACCACAGATTGGCCAGCATTGCATTGGACTGTGAAGCACCTGTCAACTTGCCTTACAGAGAGGCTTCGATTCCGTATTGGGAAAAGGACTGAGGATgtgg CTCCTCTTTTCGAAACAGAGTGTTTCTACATTGAAGCAACCATTAAAGAGTTTCTGTCCTGGACTGCCAATGAAGATGAATCTCTTGTTGGGCCATTTTCTGACTATCACTGCAAAGAATTCTGGGCTTATGCTGATTACAAGTACATTGCCCAGCTTTTTCAGGATAAACCTGCCATGTTTCAG GATGTGGTGTGGTCCGACTTTGGCTTTTCTGGTCGAGATGGACGAGATAGCACACTTTGGATTGGGACGCAGGGTGCAAACACTCCTTGTCACCTTGACTCTTATGGATGCAATCTTGTCTTCCAGATCCAAGGCAG AAAACGTTGGCATCTCTTTCCTCCCGATGACACACACTGTCTCTACCCAACACGTATACCATACGAGGAGTCCAGCGTGTTCAGCCAGGTCAGTGTCGTCCAGCCAGACCTGAAGAAGTTCCCAGCGTTCAGAAGAGCTCGAGTCCACACCGTCACTCTGCAGCCTGGTCAG GTTCTGTTTGTCCCCAGACATTGGTGGCACTATGTGGAGTCAGTGGATCCAGTGACTGTCAGTGTGAACTCCTGGATTGAGATG GACATGGATGATGAAGCCAGAGTAGGAGAAGCTCTCACTAAGACTATTGTGTGTGCCCTAAAAGGTGCCCCCAGTTTAGACAACAATGACCGCTGGCTCAATCCTACTGAG GATGGAGTTTCTCCACATGACGAAAACATGCAGTATTTGAACCTAGCAGTAAAGGCTTGTATGGAAAAGAGGAGAGATGATACTGAAGGCACGGCCTCACTTGCAGAGCTGGGAAAACGCGACTCCAGCGGACTGTTAAAGTCTACAACGTCTCTCTCTTTCGTGGTTCCCTTTGGACCTCATCTCATTCCTGTTAATTTGGCTCACAAACCCACATACACCTGCCCAAAGGACACATCTTGTTACTGGTACAATGAGCTGTCACGGTGCCAAAGTACATCCCAAGATGAAGATGAACCAAGAAGTGACAATGAACTTCATCGAAGATCCGGTCTGCATGCACATCAGGAAGCGGGAAGTCCAGAAACCTCAGGAGGAGGTGCTGGTTTGCACATATCAACCAATGACATGCTCCAGTTCCTGGTACACCCTGATGTGATCAGTCTAGTTACAAGGCTAATCATGTGTCGACAAAGAGAACATCACTCTTAA
- the LOC132095399 gene encoding solute carrier family 15 member 2-like, which yields MGKKKDKDVDAEDHGKGQRSPKLCGTNYPVSIAFIVVNEFCERFSYYGMKAVLTLYFIHYLHWDKNLSTAVYHAFSSLCYFTPLLGAMIADSWLGKFKTVIYLSIVYVIGHVVKSVGAIPDVGDSTVHVVFSMLGLVLIAFGTGGIKPCVAAFGGDQFDEEHAEERTKFFSIFYMSINAGSVLSTIITPILRGDVKCFGGDCYALAFGVPAALMVIALVVFITGSGLYKKSPPEGNVLVRVCKCIGFAIRNRWMSSENSPKRSHWLDWAEEKYSKRLIQEIKMVFRVLVLYIPLPMFWALFDQQGSRWTLQATRMNMDFGGGFIIKPDQMQMLNALLILVFIPIFDMGIYPLIGLCQIKLTPLRKMATGMILAALAFCAATVVEINVIKSVVEPPLAKESLVQVYNLMDSEVTVQFPGHTVLSDPLKSYEDPSGYTGLPLTGESQLYTVMVTYNGTEYQCGLTFTERTAYSLFLYTAKPGDTVCKLVKDHIIKSETGDAYLRFMNTHTENINITVGTDEFFAAANYGISQNINVPRGEYNGVVCKTNSNQYHIDLGLLDFGAFYTVILSKESNGLTFKKMEDIQANNIHIAWQIPQYVFITAGEVMFSITGLEFSYSQAPASMKSVLQAGWLMTVAFGNVIVLIVAEGAGMEQWTEFLLFAGLLVAVSIIFSIMAYFYTYVDPDQLDKIFREDTDDEKVESSDRKKNEAISLIDMPKQTIM from the exons ACAAAGATGTTGATGCAGAGGACCATGGAAAAGGACAGCGTTCACCG AAATTATGTGGCACTAACTACCCAGTTAGCATTGCCTTCATTGTGGTCAATGAGTTCTGTGAAAGATTCTCTTATTATGGAATGAAag CGGTGCTCACGCTTTACTTCATCCACTATCTACATTGGGACAAGAATCTATCTACAGCTGTGTACCACGCTTTCTCAAGCCTGTGTTACTTCACTCCGCTTCTGGGGGCTATGATAGCCGACTCATGGTTAGGGAAGTTCAA AACCGTCATCTATCTGTCAATAGTCTATGTGATTGGTCATGTGGTCAAGTCTGTGGGTGCCATTCCTGACGTGGGGGACAGCACTGTTCATGT AGTTTTCTCAATGCTTGGTCTGGTCCTCATAGCCTTTGGGACAGGAGGGATCAAACCATGTGTTGCAGCATTTGGTGGTGACCAGTTCGACGAAGAGCAT GCAGAAGAGAGGACAaaattcttctccatcttttACATGTCAATCAATGCTGGAAGTGTCCTGTCCACCATTATCACACCAATACTAAGAG GCGATGTGAAGTGCTTTGGAGGAGATTGCTACGCCCTGGCCTTTGGAGTTCCTGCAGCTTTAATGGTCATTGCCTTAG TGGTATTTATCACTGGAAGTGGGCTGTATAAGAAAAGTCCTCCGGAAGGAAATGTCCTGGTGCGTGTTTGCAAATGTATTGGG TTTGCTATACGCAATCGATGGATGAGTTCCGAAAATAGCCCAAAAAGGAGTCACTGGTTGGATTGGGCAGAAGAGAAGTACTCA AAGCGGCTCATTCAGGAAATTAAAATGGTGTTCAGGGTGCTGGTTCTTTACATTCCGTTGCCCATGTTTTGGGCTCTCTTTGACCAGCAG GGTTCACGCTGGACTCTGCAAGCCACTCGAATGAACATGGATTTT GGTGGAGGCTTCATAATAAAGCCTGATCAAATGCAG ATGCTGAATGCTTTGCTGATTCTGGTGTTTATCCCGATCTTCGACATGGGCATATACCCACTGATAGGGCTGTGTCAGATCAAACTCAC TCCACTAAGAAAGATGGCTACAGGCATGATCCTTGCTGCACTTGCATTCTGTGCTGCAACTGTCGTAGAAATCAACGTCATT AAATCCGTTGTGGAGCCACCTCTTGCCAAAGAAAGCCTGGTTCAGGTTTACAATCTTATGGATTCAGAGGTCACCGTGCAGTTTCCAGGACACACCGTCCTCTCAGATCCACTTAAATCATATGAG GATCCTTCGGGATACACAGGTCTTCCGCTTACTGGCGAATCCCAGCTCTACACAGTTATGGTCACTTACAATGGTACCGAATACCAGTGTGGACTCACGTTCACAGAACGGACTGCCTACAGTCTCTTCCTGTACACTGCAAAACCTGGTGACACTGTATGCAAACTG GTGAAAGATCACATCATCAAATCTGAAACCGGGGATGCGTATCTAAG GTTtatgaatacacacacagagaataTCAACATAACTGTTGGCACTGATGAATTTTTTGCGGCTGCCAATTATGGGATTTCTCAAAATATCAATGTCCCTAGGGGAGA ATACAATGGAGTTGTTTGCAAAACAAACTCTAACCAATATCACATCGACCTGGGACTTCTTGATTTTGGTGCCTTCTATACCGTCATACTCTCAAAG GAAAGTAATGGTCTGACATTCAAAAAGATGGAAGATATCCAAGCCAACAATATTCACATTGCTTGGCAGATTCCACAGTACGTCTTCATCACTGCTGGAGAAGTCATGTTCTCCATCACTGGTTTGGAGTTCTCCTACTCACAG GCACCGGCAAGCATGAAGTCTGTTCTCCAGGCTGGATGGCTTATGactgtggcatttggaaatgtcATTGTACTGATTGTGGCAGAGGGGGCTGGGATGGAACAG TGGACAGAGTTCCTCCTTTTTGCTGGCCTTTTGGTGGCTGTCAGCATCATCTTCTCCATCATGGCCTATTTCTACACTTATGTGGATCCAGACCAGCTGGACAAGATTTTCAGGGAGGACACCGATGATGAAAAAGTGGAAAGTTCTGATAGGAAGAAAAATGAGGCCATTTCCTTGATTGACATGCCGAAGCAAACCATTATGTAG